One window of Nymphaea colorata isolate Beijing-Zhang1983 chromosome 1, ASM883128v2, whole genome shotgun sequence genomic DNA carries:
- the LOC116247801 gene encoding nuclear speckle RNA-binding protein A-like isoform X2 codes for MLPKEIIFNHLDENLMQLVFLLIFLDTRPLKIPHLLANTCGELVIYLYLLQTSATTISGVGGVDAGTSLAGLSNSFDDQFLLNRRRDLLGIDSAVPPVLSERAHSLAKSDVLSECTNILFVEGLPSDCTRREVSHLFRPFIGFKEIRVIHKECRRLGEKAFVICFVEFKDEKCAATALEALQGYRFDDKKPDSPVLRIQFARFPFRPHDRLQNNAL; via the exons ATAATTTTCAACCACCTGGACGAGAACTTGATGCAGCTGGTGTTTCTGCTAATTTTCCTGGATACTCGACCTCTGAAAATTCCTCATTTGCTGGCCAACACTTGTGGAGAGCTGGTGATCTACCTCTATCTTCTTCAGACTTCGGCCACAACAAT ATCAGGAGTAGGTGGAGTTGATGCTGGAACCAGTTTGGCAGGGTTGTCAAATTCATTTGATGATCAATTTCTGCTCAACAGGAGACGAGATCTACTAGGCATAGATTCTGCAGTTCCACCGGTACTCTCTGAGAGAGCGCATTCTCTTGCAAAATCTGATGTTCTCTCTGAGTGCACAAACATTCTATTTGTAGAAGGACTTCCAAGTGACTGCACAAGAAGAGAAGTGTCTC ATCTTTTCCGCCCATTTATTGGCTTCAAGGAAATAAGAGTGATCCACAAGGAGTGTAGACGG TTGGGTGAAAAAGCTTTTGTTATTTGCTTTGTGGAATTCAAGGATGAAAAATGTGCAGCAACTGCTTTGGAAGCTCTTCAAG GATATAGGTTTGATGATAAGAAGCCAGATTCACCAGTCTTGAGGATTCAGTTTGCTCGTTTTCCTTTTCGACCCCATGATAGGCTGCAGAATAATGCTCTCTAG
- the LOC116247801 gene encoding nuclear speckle RNA-binding protein A-like isoform X1, producing MADGYWRYAAQRDNFQPPGRELDAAGVSANFPGYSTSENSSFAGQHLWRAGDLPLSSSDFGHNNIPSLKSTPHHFDAMGIGDLPRSGVGGVDAGTSLAGLSNSFDDQFLLNRRRDLLGIDSAVPPVLSERAHSLAKSDVLSECTNILFVEGLPSDCTRREVSHLFRPFIGFKEIRVIHKECRRLGEKAFVICFVEFKDEKCAATALEALQGYRFDDKKPDSPVLRIQFARFPFRPHDRLQNNAL from the exons ATAATTTTCAACCACCTGGACGAGAACTTGATGCAGCTGGTGTTTCTGCTAATTTTCCTGGATACTCGACCTCTGAAAATTCCTCATTTGCTGGCCAACACTTGTGGAGAGCTGGTGATCTACCTCTATCTTCTTCAGACTTCGGCCACAACAAT ATTCCATCATTAAAATCTACTCCTCACCATTTTGATGCTATGGGTATTGGTGACCTTCCTAGATCAGGAGTAGGTGGAGTTGATGCTGGAACCAGTTTGGCAGGGTTGTCAAATTCATTTGATGATCAATTTCTGCTCAACAGGAGACGAGATCTACTAGGCATAGATTCTGCAGTTCCACCGGTACTCTCTGAGAGAGCGCATTCTCTTGCAAAATCTGATGTTCTCTCTGAGTGCACAAACATTCTATTTGTAGAAGGACTTCCAAGTGACTGCACAAGAAGAGAAGTGTCTC ATCTTTTCCGCCCATTTATTGGCTTCAAGGAAATAAGAGTGATCCACAAGGAGTGTAGACGG TTGGGTGAAAAAGCTTTTGTTATTTGCTTTGTGGAATTCAAGGATGAAAAATGTGCAGCAACTGCTTTGGAAGCTCTTCAAG GATATAGGTTTGATGATAAGAAGCCAGATTCACCAGTCTTGAGGATTCAGTTTGCTCGTTTTCCTTTTCGACCCCATGATAGGCTGCAGAATAATGCTCTCTAG